One genomic window of Caldivirga maquilingensis IC-167 includes the following:
- the thsB gene encoding thermosome subunit beta: MSQQAYIAQIGGVPVLVLKEGTQRAFGKEALRINIMVAKAVSEVMRTTLGPKGMDKMLIDSLGDITITNDGATILNEMDVQHPIGKLLVEIAKTQDDEVGDGTTTAVVLAGALLDEAEKLIEKNIHPTVIISGFKKGLDAAIQYLTKIATPVDRDNIDVLKKVAATSMHGKISETVKDQFAELAARAVSMIKEQRGDKWIADLDNVQLVKKHGGSLLDTQLIQGVVVDKEVVHAAMPKKITNAKIALLDAPLEVEKPEIDAEIRIQDPTQIKAFLDEEENILRGYVDKLKSIGANVVFTTKGIDDIAQYYLAKAGIMAVRRVKRSDIEKLVRATGGRLVTNIDDLTENDLGFAGLVEERRVGDEKMVFVEQCRNPKAVSILIRGGFERLVDEAERNLTDALSVVSDVIENPFIVPGGGAPEIEAAKAVRQLAAKVSGREQYAIEAFANALEAVPKTLAENAGLDAVDILTELRHMHESREDGWKYGIDAFSGKVADMVAMNIIEPLVVKTQAYKAAVEATSMILRIDEIIAASKIESGGEKGKKEGEEGAGSSGSFE, translated from the coding sequence ATGAGTCAGCAGGCCTACATTGCTCAGATAGGTGGAGTCCCTGTACTAGTACTTAAGGAGGGGACGCAGAGGGCCTTTGGTAAGGAGGCGCTTAGGATAAACATAATGGTTGCTAAGGCGGTATCAGAGGTAATGAGGACTACACTGGGGCCTAAGGGCATGGATAAGATGCTTATTGATAGCCTCGGTGACATAACTATAACCAATGATGGCGCAACAATACTTAATGAAATGGATGTACAGCACCCAATAGGTAAGCTGCTTGTTGAGATAGCTAAGACGCAGGATGATGAGGTTGGTGACGGTACAACCACAGCAGTAGTATTAGCTGGGGCGCTGCTTGATGAGGCTGAGAAGTTGATTGAGAAGAACATTCACCCAACCGTAATAATATCAGGCTTTAAGAAGGGTCTTGACGCCGCAATCCAGTACTTAACCAAGATAGCTACCCCAGTGGATAGGGATAATATTGATGTTCTTAAGAAGGTTGCTGCAACCTCAATGCATGGTAAGATTAGTGAAACCGTTAAGGATCAATTCGCTGAATTAGCGGCCAGGGCAGTATCAATGATTAAGGAGCAGAGGGGTGATAAGTGGATTGCGGACTTGGATAATGTTCAATTAGTTAAGAAGCACGGCGGCAGTCTACTTGATACTCAACTCATTCAGGGTGTGGTTGTTGATAAGGAGGTTGTTCATGCCGCAATGCCTAAGAAGATCACTAACGCTAAGATAGCTCTACTTGATGCGCCACTTGAGGTTGAGAAGCCTGAGATTGATGCAGAGATTAGGATCCAGGACCCAACCCAAATTAAGGCGTTCCTAGATGAGGAGGAGAATATACTGAGGGGTTACGTTGATAAGCTTAAGTCAATAGGCGCCAATGTAGTCTTCACAACCAAGGGTATTGATGACATAGCCCAATACTACCTGGCTAAGGCCGGTATTATGGCTGTTAGGAGGGTTAAGAGGAGTGACATTGAGAAGCTTGTTAGGGCAACTGGAGGGAGACTGGTAACTAATATAGATGATTTAACTGAGAATGACCTAGGCTTCGCTGGTCTTGTTGAGGAGAGGAGGGTTGGGGATGAGAAGATGGTGTTCGTTGAACAGTGCAGGAACCCGAAGGCAGTGAGCATCCTCATTAGGGGTGGGTTTGAGAGACTGGTTGATGAAGCTGAGAGGAATCTAACAGATGCCTTAAGTGTAGTATCAGATGTAATAGAGAACCCATTCATAGTACCAGGCGGTGGTGCACCTGAGATTGAGGCAGCAAAGGCAGTTAGGCAGTTGGCGGCTAAGGTTAGTGGTAGGGAGCAGTACGCAATTGAGGCCTTCGCTAACGCATTAGAGGCAGTGCCTAAGACACTTGCGGAGAACGCCGGCCTTGATGCAGTAGATATACTCACTGAGCTTAGGCACATGCATGAGAGCAGGGAGGATGGGTGGAAGTACGGTATTGACGCCTTCAGCGGTAAGGTGGCTGACATGGTTGCAATGAACATTATTGAACCACTGGTTGTTAAGACCCAGGCCTATAAGGCTGCTGTGGAGGCTACATCAATGATCCTTAGGATTGATGAGATAATTGCCGCAAGTAAGATTGAAAGCGGCGGTGAGAAGGGTAAGAAGGAGGGGGAGGAGGGGGCTGGTTCATCAGGAAGCTTTGAGTAA
- the tgtA gene encoding tRNA guanosine(15) transglycosylase TgtA — protein MFEVIEKDEIARIGKLYTRHGVIETPALFPVINPSKQYVDLSRIKELGFNQIITNAYIIRKTYGDAAREVGLHEIIGWDGPLMTDSGAYQILQYGNIEVSPDEALRYQVEIGSDIGVILDIPTSYPRPRELVEVEVNETIRRARRAILQLKELDPEHRMLIVGPTQGGVYRDLLAYSARMVSELPFDIYAIGSPTTLLQAYNFTGIIKMILTVKSIIPPGKPVHLFGVGHPLILPLAVALGIDLFDSASYMLYANDDRIILSSRTVRLSELDKDYVLDGCGKRAGELMEMSKEERIRLIAQHNLWTLSRELMEIKQRIKEHDIWSYVAQKARQHPSVYRAYLTLSNSSLFRKLTIKLASGLKVNATQLSILDNSDLARPEVQWARRRLRRLIKGMGVLTNVLIIIGDYEEPFIRTQIANEVTRLGVRVFTYNEVYGLIPIELSDVYPFSQTVRVNVKPRPIKYEIRDSVILVEDKYRDLVKFIKCSGECFIIYVDSLKNIKAYEKYVGLALMKRVNEGSGIK, from the coding sequence ATGTTTGAGGTAATAGAGAAGGATGAGATAGCTAGGATTGGTAAACTGTACACTAGGCATGGTGTAATAGAGACTCCTGCATTATTCCCTGTAATAAACCCAAGTAAGCAGTACGTTGATTTAAGTAGGATTAAGGAGCTTGGTTTCAATCAAATCATAACCAACGCCTACATTATAAGGAAAACCTACGGTGACGCCGCCAGGGAGGTTGGGCTTCATGAAATCATAGGCTGGGATGGCCCATTAATGACTGATTCAGGCGCATATCAAATACTCCAGTACGGTAACATTGAGGTGAGTCCTGATGAGGCCTTAAGGTACCAGGTTGAAATAGGTAGTGATATAGGCGTTATACTGGATATACCAACCAGTTACCCTAGGCCAAGGGAGCTTGTGGAGGTTGAGGTTAATGAAACCATTAGGAGGGCCAGGAGGGCTATACTTCAACTTAAGGAGCTGGATCCTGAACATAGAATGCTTATAGTTGGACCAACCCAGGGGGGTGTTTATAGGGATTTACTGGCCTACTCAGCTAGGATGGTTTCTGAATTACCCTTCGACATATATGCAATAGGTAGCCCCACTACACTGCTTCAGGCTTATAATTTCACAGGCATAATTAAAATGATACTCACGGTTAAGTCAATAATACCACCCGGTAAACCAGTACACTTATTCGGTGTCGGCCACCCATTAATACTACCCCTAGCGGTCGCCTTAGGTATTGATTTATTCGACTCAGCCTCATACATGCTTTACGCCAATGATGATAGAATAATATTAAGCAGTAGGACTGTTAGGTTAAGTGAATTGGATAAGGATTACGTCCTTGATGGCTGCGGTAAGAGGGCTGGGGAGTTAATGGAGATGAGTAAGGAGGAGAGGATTAGGTTAATTGCCCAGCATAACCTGTGGACACTGTCAAGGGAGTTAATGGAGATTAAGCAGAGGATTAAGGAGCATGATATCTGGAGCTACGTGGCTCAGAAGGCTAGGCAGCATCCATCGGTTTATAGGGCTTACTTAACCTTAAGTAATAGTTCACTATTCCGTAAACTAACCATTAAATTAGCCAGTGGGCTTAAGGTTAATGCAACGCAGTTGAGTATTCTGGATAATAGTGACTTAGCGAGACCTGAGGTTCAGTGGGCTAGGCGTAGATTAAGGAGGTTGATTAAGGGTATGGGTGTTTTAACCAATGTCCTCATTATTATTGGTGACTATGAGGAACCCTTCATAAGGACTCAAATAGCCAATGAAGTTACTAGGTTGGGTGTAAGGGTTTTCACATATAATGAGGTCTACGGCTTAATCCCAATTGAATTAAGCGACGTATACCCCTTCTCCCAAACGGTACGTGTGAATGTTAAACCAAGGCCGATTAAATATGAGATAAGGGACTCAGTAATACTGGTGGAGGATAAGTATAGGGATTTGGTTAAGTTCATTAAGTGCAGTGGTGAGTGCTTCATTATTTACGTTGACTCACTTAAGAATATTAAAGCATACGAGAAGTATGTGGGATTAGCCTTAATGAAGCGGGTTAATGAGGGCAGTGGAATTAAGTAA
- a CDS encoding formate--phosphoribosylaminoimidazolecarboxamide ligase family protein translates to MVTIAVLASHSALDVLDGAKDEGFNTIAVAKRGRDLPYREFPVVDKLILVDDFKELISDRVINELRNSEAVFIPNRSFAVYVGYDNIEDKFPIPIFGNRRLLRWEERTGPCNYYKLLDHAGIRRPRTFNSIDEVDRPVIVKLPEAARRVERGFFIARDRDDALRKVKELADKGIIRLSDLDNASIEELVIGAHFNANYFHSKVRGRLELHSFDRRIQSNLDGVYRIPAQDQIGLNIDVRYIEVGHEPATIRESLLEKVFEIGHRFVKATEEMVPPGVIGPFTLQFMVTPELDLVVYDVAPRIGGGTNAYLGIGGQYSKLYFGKPISIGRRIAIEVKEAVANSMLEKVTT, encoded by the coding sequence ATGGTAACTATAGCCGTACTGGCAAGCCACTCAGCATTAGACGTACTGGATGGTGCAAAGGATGAGGGCTTCAACACAATAGCGGTAGCCAAGAGGGGTAGGGATTTACCTTACCGTGAATTCCCAGTGGTGGATAAGTTGATTCTCGTCGATGATTTCAAGGAGTTGATCAGTGACCGTGTAATTAATGAGTTGAGGAACAGTGAAGCCGTCTTCATACCCAATAGATCCTTTGCAGTGTACGTAGGTTACGATAATATTGAGGATAAATTCCCAATACCAATATTCGGTAATAGGAGGCTACTCAGGTGGGAGGAGAGGACTGGTCCATGTAATTACTATAAGTTACTTGACCATGCTGGGATTAGGAGACCAAGAACCTTCAATAGTATTGATGAGGTTGATAGACCCGTTATAGTTAAGCTCCCTGAAGCTGCTAGGAGGGTTGAGAGGGGGTTCTTTATAGCTAGGGATAGGGATGACGCCTTAAGGAAGGTTAAGGAATTAGCTGATAAAGGTATCATAAGGTTAAGTGACTTGGATAATGCATCAATAGAGGAGTTAGTTATTGGCGCCCATTTCAACGCCAATTACTTCCACTCTAAGGTAAGGGGAAGGCTTGAGTTACATAGTTTCGATAGAAGGATTCAATCAAACCTAGATGGCGTCTACAGGATACCGGCTCAGGATCAAATTGGGCTTAACATTGATGTTAGGTACATTGAGGTTGGGCATGAACCAGCAACCATAAGGGAGAGCCTACTTGAGAAGGTTTTTGAAATTGGGCATAGGTTCGTTAAGGCAACTGAGGAAATGGTACCACCCGGGGTTATAGGGCCGTTTACCCTTCAATTCATGGTAACCCCTGAATTAGACCTGGTGGTTTATGATGTCGCACCCAGAATAGGCGGTGGCACTAATGCTTACCTGGGTATTGGCGGGCAATACAGTAAACTCTACTTCGGTAAACCCATATCAATAGGTAGGAGAATAGCCATTGAGGTTAAGGAGGCTGTAGCCAATAGCATGCTTGAGAAGGTGACCACATGA
- a CDS encoding adenylosuccinate synthetase, with protein sequence MPLTVVVGGFFGDEGKGKVISYLSLVDKPDICVRTGSINAGHTVNLRDRTWKVRIIPSCFPNEETRLMIAPGALFSISVLMREIDETGSRGRVWVDYSSGIIEDKHVEAERRDEYLMKTIGSTGQGVGAAMVDRVLRRLKLARDFEELRGMLIDVPREVNESLERGRLVIIEGTQGTFLSLYHGTYPYVTSRDTTASGIISEVGVSPRSVSDIILIFKAFVSRVGAGELPGELKPEEAEARGWVEKGTVTGRLRRVAPFNIDLAKRAVMLNKPTQIAITKLDALFPEARGRRKWGELPTEARKWINNISEELGVPVTLIGTGEDALDMVDLRGESQ encoded by the coding sequence GTGCCTCTTACAGTAGTTGTGGGTGGTTTCTTCGGTGACGAGGGTAAGGGCAAAGTCATCTCATACCTCAGTCTCGTTGATAAACCCGACATATGCGTTAGGACAGGTTCAATAAATGCAGGACACACGGTTAATCTAAGGGACCGTACATGGAAGGTTAGGATAATACCCTCATGCTTCCCTAATGAGGAAACCAGGTTAATGATTGCCCCAGGGGCTTTATTCAGTATTAGTGTCTTAATGAGGGAGATTGATGAGACAGGCAGTAGGGGGAGGGTTTGGGTTGACTACTCCTCGGGTATAATTGAGGATAAGCATGTTGAGGCGGAAAGGAGGGATGAGTACTTAATGAAGACTATTGGTTCAACGGGCCAGGGGGTTGGGGCAGCCATGGTGGATAGGGTTCTTAGGAGACTTAAGTTGGCTAGGGATTTCGAGGAGTTAAGGGGCATGTTAATTGATGTGCCAAGGGAGGTTAATGAATCACTGGAGAGGGGTAGGCTTGTGATTATTGAGGGTACTCAGGGAACATTCCTAAGCCTATACCATGGCACGTACCCATACGTCACAAGTAGGGACACCACTGCTTCAGGTATTATTAGTGAGGTTGGTGTTAGCCCAAGGAGTGTGAGTGATATTATATTAATCTTTAAGGCATTCGTAAGTAGGGTTGGTGCAGGGGAATTACCTGGTGAGTTAAAGCCTGAGGAGGCGGAGGCTAGGGGTTGGGTTGAGAAGGGTACTGTGACCGGTAGGTTAAGGAGGGTTGCACCGTTTAACATTGATTTAGCTAAGAGGGCTGTAATGCTGAATAAACCCACTCAAATAGCCATAACTAAACTCGACGCATTATTCCCTGAGGCGAGGGGGAGGAGGAAGTGGGGGGAATTACCCACTGAGGCTAGGAAGTGGATAAACAATATTAGTGAAGAGTTGGGTGTGCCGGTTACGTTAATTGGAACGGGGGAGGATGCGTTAGACATGGTTGATTTAAGGGGTGAGTCGCAGTGA
- a CDS encoding gamma carbonic anhydrase family protein: MPIISFNGKAPRIGKGVFIANTAYVIGDVDIGDEVSLWPYAVVRGDEDSISISRFSNLQDHAVVHTDKGIKTIIGEGVTVGHRAIIHGARVGDYVLVGMGAILLNNAEIGEYSIIGAGAVVTEGTRIPPRSVAVGVPARVIRSVTDDDVRRIIENYKAYLELAKLYGGNSL, from the coding sequence ATGCCCATCATCAGCTTCAATGGTAAGGCACCTAGGATTGGTAAGGGTGTCTTCATAGCTAACACAGCGTACGTTATTGGTGATGTGGATATTGGTGATGAGGTTAGCCTATGGCCTTACGCCGTTGTTAGGGGTGATGAGGACTCTATTTCAATAAGTAGGTTCAGTAATCTGCAGGATCATGCAGTGGTTCACACTGATAAGGGGATTAAGACAATTATAGGTGAGGGGGTTACTGTTGGGCATAGGGCAATAATCCACGGGGCTAGAGTCGGTGACTACGTGCTTGTGGGTATGGGGGCTATACTGCTTAATAATGCTGAGATTGGGGAATACTCAATAATAGGCGCTGGCGCCGTGGTCACTGAGGGCACTAGGATACCGCCTAGGAGTGTGGCTGTGGGTGTACCGGCAAGGGTTATTAGGAGCGTTACTGATGATGATGTACGTAGGATAATTGAGAATTATAAGGCTTACTTAGAATTAGCTAAGCTTTATGGTGGTAATAGCCTATAG
- a CDS encoding Lsm family RNA-binding protein, with protein sequence MAFGEGARRFNAEVMGMLGRKVLVNLIGGSFYRGQLVGIDQGLNIVLVDVTNDRNERFPKVLIKSEAIRDIALVEEYIDLRELAKILEKYFPGMVKYIEETNTIIVSENVTVTEEGVKGTGLVARRVKEIYDEYVQSRKR encoded by the coding sequence ATGGCTTTTGGTGAAGGAGCAAGGCGATTCAACGCGGAGGTAATGGGTATGTTAGGTAGGAAGGTTCTAGTTAACCTCATAGGTGGCTCATTCTACAGGGGGCAATTAGTCGGTATAGATCAGGGATTAAATATTGTCCTAGTTGACGTTACCAATGATAGGAATGAAAGGTTCCCTAAGGTTTTAATTAAATCAGAGGCAATTAGGGATATTGCCCTAGTGGAGGAGTACATTGACTTAAGGGAGTTGGCGAAAATACTTGAGAAGTACTTCCCAGGAATGGTGAAGTACATTGAGGAAACCAATACCATAATAGTGAGCGAGAACGTTACTGTTACCGAGGAGGGTGTTAAGGGAACTGGATTAGTGGCTAGGAGGGTTAAGGAGATTTACGATGAATACGTCCAATCGAGGAAGAGGTAA
- a CDS encoding formate--phosphoribosylaminoimidazolecarboxamide ligase, with the protein MEATLKNYDLSKLNVVTIASHSSLQILRGAKRHGLGTVAVAKPGSGWFYRRFNFIDNVIEIDLGSMEQLAGDLVKNNAILIPHGSYVEYVGWRRALSMPIPTFGNRYIIEWEADQRKKMRLLEYAGIPIPRSFNDPTQVDRPVIVKLSGAKGGRGYFIAKDAGELAGKLSSINTDDYIIQEYVIGVPAYYHYFDSKVYDRVELFGMDLRYESNVDGRLFNLAEPTFVVTGNIPLVLRESLLPTVQKYGEDFSRAVAELVPPGMIGPYSLESIIKDDLSIVVFEFSGRIVAGTNVYMGVGSPYSVLYFNEPMDMGERIAHEIVNAVKRGKLINVLT; encoded by the coding sequence ATTGAGGCTACTTTAAAGAACTATGACTTAAGTAAATTAAACGTAGTCACAATAGCCAGTCACTCATCGCTCCAAATATTGAGGGGGGCTAAGAGGCATGGGTTAGGTACCGTGGCTGTGGCTAAGCCTGGGTCGGGTTGGTTTTACAGGCGTTTTAACTTCATAGATAATGTTATTGAAATTGATTTAGGCAGTATGGAGCAACTTGCAGGTGACTTGGTTAAGAATAATGCAATACTCATACCCCACGGTAGCTACGTGGAGTACGTTGGGTGGAGGAGGGCATTAAGCATGCCTATTCCAACCTTCGGTAACAGGTACATTATTGAATGGGAGGCTGATCAGAGGAAGAAGATGAGGCTACTGGAGTATGCTGGAATACCCATACCTAGGTCATTTAATGACCCGACCCAAGTCGATAGGCCTGTTATAGTTAAGTTATCTGGTGCAAAGGGTGGTAGGGGTTACTTCATAGCTAAGGATGCCGGTGAACTTGCAGGTAAATTAAGCAGTATTAATACGGATGATTACATAATACAGGAGTACGTGATTGGTGTACCAGCCTACTACCACTACTTCGACTCTAAGGTATATGATCGTGTTGAATTGTTTGGAATGGATTTAAGGTATGAGAGTAACGTTGACGGTAGATTATTCAACCTAGCTGAACCAACCTTCGTAGTTACTGGTAATATTCCACTGGTTCTAAGGGAGTCCCTACTACCCACGGTTCAGAAGTATGGTGAAGACTTCTCAAGGGCTGTTGCGGAATTAGTGCCACCGGGTATGATAGGGCCGTATAGCTTAGAGTCAATAATTAAGGATGACTTATCAATAGTGGTTTTCGAATTCTCAGGTAGGATTGTTGCAGGTACGAACGTATACATGGGTGTAGGTAGCCCATACTCAGTACTGTACTTTAATGAACCAATGGACATGGGGGAGAGGATAGCCCATGAGATAGTGAATGCTGTTAAAAGAGGTAAATTAATCAATGTATTAACATAG
- a CDS encoding 8-oxo-dGTP diphosphatase: MILLETLLYIIKNGKVLLIRKKRGLGAGYFNGVGGKVEDNEDVNNAAIRECIEEIGVKPRGLKWMGLLEFWNYDNNAIESIHFVHVFTASDYNGEPRESDEAEPLWFNINEIPFNSMWEDDSLWLPLILSGRRIYGRFIFNKWRMISHEVHSICT, translated from the coding sequence ATGATACTCCTTGAAACGTTACTATACATAATTAAGAACGGTAAAGTACTGCTAATAAGGAAGAAGAGGGGATTAGGTGCCGGTTACTTCAATGGTGTTGGCGGTAAGGTTGAGGATAATGAGGATGTTAACAATGCGGCAATCAGGGAATGCATAGAGGAGATCGGCGTTAAACCAAGGGGATTAAAATGGATGGGGCTCCTGGAGTTCTGGAACTACGATAATAATGCGATTGAATCCATTCACTTCGTTCACGTATTCACAGCCAGTGATTACAATGGTGAACCCAGGGAGAGTGATGAAGCTGAGCCACTTTGGTTTAACATTAATGAAATACCCTTCAACTCAATGTGGGAGGATGACTCACTCTGGCTACCCTTAATTTTAAGTGGACGAAGAATATACGGTAGATTCATTTTTAATAAATGGAGGATGATAAGTCATGAAGTTCACTCAATCTGCACTTAA
- the purB gene encoding adenylosuccinate lyase codes for MDILSPLDARYRNELKGYHEVASEDAFIMYRAKVELLYLEFLIDKLSKLGLVKPINDEEKRRLRGIRLSSGDVNEVRRLEDELGHDVKALEYVLRGRLKAIGLEDYAHLIHLGLTSEDVNNLAMGIMIKRILYEYLIPSLVDLGKVLVNLSNKYADTPMLARTHGQPATPTTFGKEIAYHSHRLCSWISTLINLKINGKVAGASGSMASFTMIAQLDWPRELMNFVSSLGLEPTPVATQILPPDNLNHIIAAVGLTSYSLINLAQDMWMYSMLGYIKFKGRVIGSSTMPHKVNPVDLENAEGNLKLGASMLMEISKILQSSRLQRDLSDSTIKRNLGLAMGYVVLGSRRLRKFMEGIEVNEEALTNDLNNHWEVLSEAVQVRLRVLGQANAYEKSLKLFRVPRMSMSDYINAIKELGVNDELLLNLRPSNYIGYASVIARNIAESCTQLLNKAEDTCIKESEAMSALGFK; via the coding sequence GTGGACATACTAAGCCCCCTTGATGCCAGGTATAGAAATGAATTAAAGGGTTACCATGAGGTAGCCTCAGAGGATGCCTTCATAATGTACCGCGCCAAGGTTGAGTTACTTTACCTTGAATTCCTCATAGATAAATTATCAAAACTAGGCCTAGTGAAACCCATTAATGATGAAGAGAAGCGGAGGCTAAGGGGGATTAGGTTAAGTAGTGGTGATGTTAATGAGGTTAGGAGACTTGAGGATGAACTAGGGCATGATGTTAAGGCACTTGAGTACGTGTTGAGAGGCAGGTTAAAGGCCATTGGCCTTGAGGATTACGCCCACTTAATACACTTAGGGTTAACCTCAGAGGATGTTAATAATTTAGCAATGGGGATAATGATTAAGAGAATACTTTACGAATACTTGATACCAAGCCTAGTGGATTTAGGTAAGGTACTCGTTAACTTAAGCAATAAGTACGCTGACACCCCCATGCTTGCCAGGACCCATGGTCAACCAGCCACACCAACAACCTTCGGTAAGGAAATAGCCTACCACTCCCATAGATTATGCTCATGGATAAGCACCTTAATCAACCTTAAGATTAATGGTAAGGTAGCTGGGGCAAGTGGTTCAATGGCTAGCTTCACCATGATTGCTCAATTGGATTGGCCTAGGGAATTAATGAACTTCGTATCATCACTCGGCCTTGAACCCACACCAGTGGCGACTCAAATCCTCCCCCCAGATAATTTAAATCATATTATTGCAGCAGTGGGTTTAACATCATATTCATTAATTAACCTGGCTCAAGACATGTGGATGTACTCAATGCTTGGTTACATTAAGTTTAAGGGAAGGGTAATTGGGTCATCCACAATGCCTCATAAGGTTAATCCAGTAGACCTTGAGAATGCTGAGGGTAATTTAAAGCTGGGGGCCTCAATGCTCATGGAGATTTCTAAAATCCTGCAATCAAGCAGGTTACAGAGGGATTTAAGTGATTCAACGATTAAGAGGAATCTTGGGTTAGCCATGGGTTACGTGGTGCTTGGATCAAGGAGACTTAGGAAGTTCATGGAGGGTATTGAGGTTAATGAGGAGGCCTTAACCAATGATTTAAATAATCATTGGGAAGTCTTAAGTGAGGCTGTTCAAGTTAGGTTAAGGGTACTTGGCCAGGCTAATGCCTATGAGAAGTCGCTGAAACTCTTTAGAGTGCCGAGAATGAGCATGAGTGATTACATTAATGCGATTAAGGAGTTAGGCGTTAACGATGAGTTGCTGTTGAATTTAAGGCCGAGCAACTACATAGGTTATGCTAGTGTGATTGCGAGGAATATTGCTGAATCATGCACTCAACTACTTAATAAGGCTGAGGATACTTGCATTAAGGAGAGTGAGGCCATGAGTGCGCTTGGGTTTAAGTGA